In Ruminococcaceae bacterium BL-6, a genomic segment contains:
- a CDS encoding ATP synthase delta chain, whose amino-acid sequence MKRSKINQCIKEMEALAKEHGFVLPPFCNWTPEEWKRKNHEYDEIRDNMLGWDITDCGLENWDKIGFALITLRNGNQNDPKYKKVYAEKLIMLKNGQRFPLHFHWKKSEDIINRSGGTLIIHVYNDKGDGSLSDSDVLVNSDGRSYYVPAGTGIELKPGQSITLWPHQYHDFDTVPGTGDILIGEVSMCNDDNLDNRFYEEIGRFPKIEEDEPPYRLLCNEYPKAE is encoded by the coding sequence ATGAAACGGTCGAAAATCAATCAATGTATCAAAGAGATGGAAGCACTCGCGAAAGAGCATGGATTCGTGCTGCCGCCGTTCTGCAATTGGACACCGGAGGAATGGAAGCGTAAAAATCACGAATACGACGAGATCCGTGACAACATGCTCGGCTGGGATATCACAGACTGCGGCCTGGAGAACTGGGACAAAATCGGTTTTGCCCTGATCACGTTGAGAAACGGCAATCAGAATGACCCGAAGTATAAAAAAGTGTACGCCGAGAAGCTGATCATGCTGAAAAACGGGCAGCGCTTTCCGCTGCACTTCCATTGGAAAAAAAGCGAGGACATCATCAACCGCAGCGGCGGGACGCTGATCATCCACGTCTATAACGATAAAGGGGACGGAAGCCTTTCGGATTCCGATGTTTTGGTGAATTCGGATGGAAGGTCTTACTATGTTCCGGCGGGCACGGGCATCGAGCTGAAGCCGGGGCAGAGCATCACCCTGTGGCCGCACCAGTACCACGATTTTGATACGGTCCCCGGCACGGGCGACATCTTGATCGGGGAAGTGTCCATGTGCAACGACGATAATCTGGACAACCGGTTTTATGAGGAGATAGGACGTTTCCCGAAAATCGAAGAAGACGAGCCGCCTTATCGTCTGCTGTGCAATGAATACCCAAAAGCGGAATAA
- the fsa gene encoding putative fructose-6-phosphate aldolase (Evidence 3 : Putative function from multiple computational evidences): MKLIVDDADLESIRQIYEYFPCAGVTTNPSILLKAKRPPYEVLKAIRELIGPDAELHAQVVGAKAEDMVKEGHRICEVLGGNTFIKVPVTREGLKAIKILGKEGYSVTATAVYTQIQAYLAGQAGAAYAAPYINRIDNLGANGVSVAKDIHDIFRRNNMKAEVLAASFKNTQQVLELAKYGVGAATVSAGVIEGFLKLDAVASAVDRFTRDFYELCGEGKTML; encoded by the coding sequence ATGAAACTGATCGTCGACGATGCCGATCTTGAATCCATCAGACAGATATACGAATATTTTCCGTGTGCGGGCGTGACGACCAATCCGTCGATTCTGCTGAAAGCGAAGCGCCCGCCTTATGAAGTGCTGAAGGCGATCCGTGAGCTGATCGGGCCGGATGCCGAGCTGCACGCACAGGTTGTCGGCGCGAAGGCGGAGGATATGGTGAAGGAAGGGCACCGCATCTGCGAGGTGCTCGGAGGAAACACATTCATTAAGGTCCCTGTCACAAGGGAAGGCCTGAAGGCGATTAAAATTCTCGGCAAAGAGGGGTATTCCGTCACGGCGACCGCGGTTTATACCCAGATACAGGCCTATCTGGCGGGGCAGGCCGGCGCGGCCTACGCGGCGCCTTATATCAACCGGATCGACAACCTGGGGGCCAACGGCGTAAGCGTGGCGAAGGATATCCACGACATTTTCCGGAGAAATAATATGAAAGCAGAAGTGCTGGCGGCAAGCTTCAAAAATACGCAGCAGGTGCTGGAACTCGCCAAATACGGCGTGGGAGCCGCCACGGTAAGCGCCGGTGTCATAGAGGGCTTTCTGAAGCTGGATGCGGTGGCCTCCGCAGTGGACCGGTTTACCCGTGATTTTTACGAGCTTTGCGGAGAAGGAAAGACTATGCTTTAG
- the fbaA gene encoding fructose-1,6-bisphosphate aldolase (Evidence 2a : Function from experimental evidences in other organisms; PubMedId : 10559165, 10658656, 12682299, 14526031, 17420574, 18310071, 25355936; Product type e : enzyme) — protein MSLTGSAEILKKAQEGHYAVGAFNAENMEMVQAIIDAAEEMNSPVIIQTTPGTIKYADTDLFRAMVSARAKDSKVPVALHLDHGNSCELCGRAVASGYTSVMIDGSKLPYEQNIELSRRVVELASGAGVPVEAELGTVGGKEDSKTVADRDVLYTDPEQARDFARQTGVQSLAVAIGTAHGFYKGEPKLDFGRLKEIRQVVPIPLVLHGASGLPDSAVKQAVGLGICKVNFATELRVAFTKGVRSVLDSDVKVYDPKKYNASGREEVKKLVMHKIRVCGSEGKA, from the coding sequence ATGTCGTTGACAGGTTCAGCAGAAATATTAAAAAAGGCACAGGAGGGACATTATGCAGTCGGAGCGTTTAATGCGGAAAATATGGAAATGGTACAGGCCATTATAGATGCGGCGGAAGAGATGAATTCCCCCGTCATCATTCAGACGACCCCGGGGACGATCAAGTATGCGGATACCGATCTGTTCCGCGCGATGGTATCTGCAAGGGCGAAAGATTCCAAAGTGCCCGTCGCCCTTCATCTGGATCATGGTAACAGCTGTGAGCTCTGCGGGCGGGCGGTCGCGTCCGGATATACTTCCGTTATGATCGACGGGTCGAAATTGCCGTATGAGCAGAATATTGAGCTTTCCAGGCGCGTCGTGGAGCTGGCGTCCGGAGCCGGGGTCCCGGTGGAAGCCGAATTGGGGACGGTCGGCGGGAAAGAAGACAGCAAAACGGTGGCGGACCGGGATGTCCTTTATACCGATCCGGAGCAGGCGCGGGATTTCGCCCGTCAGACCGGGGTCCAGTCTTTGGCGGTCGCGATCGGGACGGCGCACGGCTTTTACAAGGGGGAACCGAAGCTCGACTTCGGCCGCTTGAAAGAAATCAGACAGGTAGTCCCGATCCCGCTGGTGCTGCACGGCGCCTCCGGCCTTCCCGATTCCGCCGTAAAGCAGGCGGTCGGGCTTGGAATCTGCAAGGTCAACTTCGCGACGGAGCTTCGCGTCGCCTTCACAAAAGGCGTCCGTTCCGTTTTGGATTCGGATGTGAAAGTATATGATCCCAAGAAATACAATGCGTCCGGCCGGGAGGAAGTCAAAAAGCTGGTGATGCATAAAATCAGGGTTTGCGGGTCGGAAGGGAAAGCATGA
- a CDS encoding conserved protein of unknown function (Evidence 4 : Unknown function but conserved in other organisms) produces MKNDELDENSITIRVVIADDEYKVCQLICQLIDWKALDMKLVGTASNGIEALKIIEEEKPDLALTDIRMPGYDGMELLRRARKINPDMEFIVISGYSHFEYAQAAIQCGVCDYILKPINRNLLNTTLQKVRQRCLEKRSLRIQVKQKAADVARLRKTFWNDMVLERSPKKIEEINQKYHYHFENGIFQSFMILADVQGDSGIDQIYENHVFELMPLKTLVYLQNYVQPFCLELETFCQNGKIYGIINYLPEKKEKIREEFKNFIHSLRLDLSAFEYLRFHLSTSNPFDTIEDLLKAYHQCERAMGQRLLTEEDSFFEKVPADAEYDEDTILKNFGQKIQQGLDLQRKDQIKDAVLELESVAVERGLNGCQIFVLAQKAYHLFLLTSIVFSDLHFKDREKLENEFNSKAFLCGSEKQLFLFLTESCQKDLEDACQWIDQEKIKPISQAKQYIREHYSEALNLDHVSSKVGFSPSYFSTMFRKETGKTFLEYLTDVRIEEAKKLLRESRITIELICNMVGSNDSKRFSKTFKRETGISPKEYRNLYS; encoded by the coding sequence ATGAAAAACGATGAACTGGATGAAAACAGTATAACGATCCGGGTAGTGATTGCGGATGATGAATATAAAGTGTGCCAGCTGATTTGTCAGCTGATCGATTGGAAAGCTTTGGATATGAAATTGGTCGGAACGGCATCGAATGGAATAGAGGCATTGAAGATCATCGAAGAGGAAAAGCCGGATCTGGCATTGACGGATATCAGGATGCCCGGATACGACGGCATGGAATTATTGAGGCGGGCCCGGAAAATAAATCCCGACATGGAATTCATCGTCATCAGCGGATATTCCCATTTTGAATACGCCCAGGCGGCGATTCAATGCGGCGTATGCGATTATATTCTGAAGCCGATCAACCGGAATTTATTGAATACGACATTGCAGAAGGTCCGCCAGCGCTGCCTGGAAAAACGGTCCCTGCGGATTCAGGTGAAGCAGAAGGCGGCGGATGTGGCAAGGCTGCGAAAAACGTTTTGGAACGACATGGTATTGGAACGCTCTCCTAAAAAAATAGAAGAGATCAATCAAAAATATCATTACCATTTTGAAAACGGAATTTTTCAGTCCTTTATGATACTTGCGGATGTCCAGGGCGACAGCGGAATCGATCAAATCTATGAAAATCATGTTTTTGAGCTGATGCCGCTGAAGACCCTGGTTTATCTGCAGAATTATGTTCAGCCGTTTTGTCTGGAACTGGAGACCTTCTGCCAGAACGGAAAAATATACGGAATCATCAATTATCTGCCAGAAAAGAAAGAAAAAATCCGTGAGGAGTTTAAAAATTTTATTCATTCCCTGCGGCTGGACCTGAGCGCTTTCGAGTATCTGCGCTTTCATCTGAGCACAAGCAATCCTTTTGACACGATCGAGGACCTTTTGAAAGCATATCATCAGTGCGAGAGGGCAATGGGCCAGCGTTTACTGACGGAAGAGGACAGCTTTTTTGAAAAGGTTCCGGCCGATGCGGAATATGACGAGGATACCATCCTGAAAAATTTCGGTCAGAAAATACAGCAGGGGCTGGACCTGCAAAGGAAAGATCAGATCAAAGACGCCGTTCTGGAGCTGGAGTCCGTGGCGGTGGAACGGGGGCTGAACGGCTGCCAGATCTTTGTACTGGCTCAGAAGGCGTATCATTTGTTCCTTTTGACGAGCATCGTTTTCAGCGATCTTCATTTTAAAGACAGGGAAAAGCTGGAAAATGAATTCAACAGCAAGGCTTTCTTATGCGGCAGTGAAAAACAGCTTTTTCTGTTTCTGACGGAAAGCTGCCAAAAGGATCTGGAAGACGCGTGCCAGTGGATCGACCAGGAAAAGATCAAACCGATTTCCCAGGCGAAGCAGTATATCCGGGAGCATTATTCAGAAGCGCTCAATCTGGATCACGTCAGTTCCAAGGTCGGCTTCAGCCCAAGTTATTTCAGCACGATGTTCCGGAAGGAAACGGGAAAGACTTTTTTGGAATATCTGACGGATGTCCGAATTGAAGAGGCAAAGAAGCTATTAAGGGAGAGCCGCATTACGATTGAGCTGATCTGCAATATGGTGGGCAGCAATGACAGCAAGCGCTTCTCCAAAACCTTCAAAAGAGAAACGGGAATCAGCCCGAAGGAATATCGAAATCTGTATTCATAA
- a CDS encoding Sensor histidine kinase produces MKKFLSVRFVYFGAAIGCLAAVLSLIGFLAAWRTKWFVPFAIVLALLFCTLLLTCFFLWKPYCETTRIIKIFAASLSTKEIDRIQVHYNPQMKLLGEHLKESMKVSSAFELSKRQAQYQALQNQINPHFLYNTLESIRSEALLAGLDSVADMCEALACFFRYTISNMKDLVAIEDEIQNIRNYFYIQQYRFGSRLKLVVDCDEEDRDVVVKCTIPKLTLQPIVENAIIHGIEQKIGEGIVTIRFVLTETRVIIEVMDNGVGMDEKTLEKINENMQDRILNHKDGSGIAIANVNNRIKLLFGEDYGIVVYSTVGVGTDVEIALPRTMERRKEFLRDETEGAK; encoded by the coding sequence ATGAAAAAATTTCTTTCCGTACGGTTTGTTTATTTTGGCGCGGCCATAGGCTGTCTCGCCGCGGTGCTTTCCCTGATCGGCTTCCTCGCGGCCTGGCGGACAAAATGGTTTGTCCCTTTCGCCATAGTTCTGGCACTGCTTTTTTGCACCTTGCTTCTGACCTGCTTCTTTCTTTGGAAACCGTATTGTGAAACAACCCGTATCATCAAGATTTTCGCCGCATCCCTGTCGACTAAAGAAATCGATCGGATACAGGTGCATTACAATCCCCAGATGAAGCTGCTCGGGGAGCATCTGAAAGAGAGCATGAAGGTGTCTTCCGCTTTTGAGCTGAGCAAACGTCAGGCACAGTATCAGGCCCTGCAAAATCAGATCAATCCGCATTTTTTGTACAATACGCTGGAAAGCATCAGAAGCGAAGCCTTGTTGGCAGGCTTGGACAGCGTCGCCGATATGTGTGAAGCGTTGGCATGCTTTTTTCGCTATACCATCAGCAATATGAAAGATCTGGTTGCGATCGAGGACGAGATTCAGAATATTCGGAATTATTTTTATATTCAGCAGTACAGGTTCGGAAGCCGGCTGAAACTGGTCGTTGATTGCGACGAGGAGGATCGGGACGTCGTCGTCAAATGCACGATTCCGAAGCTGACGCTGCAGCCGATTGTGGAAAACGCCATCATTCATGGAATCGAGCAGAAGATCGGGGAAGGGATCGTCACCATCAGATTCGTTTTGACCGAAACGCGCGTGATCATCGAAGTGATGGATAACGGCGTTGGCATGGATGAAAAAACGCTCGAAAAGATCAATGAAAATATGCAGGATCGTATTTTGAATCATAAGGACGGAAGCGGCATCGCCATCGCGAACGTCAATAACCGCATCAAGCTTTTGTTCGGCGAGGATTACGGGATCGTCGTCTATTCGACGGTAGGGGTCGGGACGGATGTCGAGATTGCGCTGCCCCGCACCATGGAACGAAGGAAAGAATTTTTGCGGGATGAAACGGAAGGCGCAAAATGA
- a CDS encoding putative enzyme (Evidence 3 : Putative function from multiple computational evidences; Product type e : enzyme): MKKEILRMEHIVCSEDGSPVLNHFSMQIFKGEIYGLLCLEQHGITKMIELICRNQPIQYGQVFFEEKLVNHFENNSRSKNRVTLIGNKSCLIDSLSLADNLFVIRSGFRRHIIPEKAIRIQTRKLLNEFQIRVSPLSLAEELTTYERLVVELLRAMIAGNRLIILWQVSDLLSSEELLRFHELIRKLAQKGYTFLYIYNHHEVLRTVCDRISVFENGHIEKVFFESDGIEEKIRDVFARYSYDKLLQLKPDAQKSFPMSPVLELKHICTENMKDFSLSVRPGENVLILDQSNTILWELSSIFSGIKRDYAGKIEPENLIGSYHIAVIPRDPTSSLLFPDLSYLDNLCFPLSEKVPFFWQKQSLRKSILKEFRPELGDLLDQPQLYDLHSRDLYQLIYYRYLIVKPRLIICMQPLSGVDMYIRTYILEMITKLCKEGIAVLTLNTELYDTLYTADRIIQVENGRIINEFLRDEFEKLRTINKGLYPD, encoded by the coding sequence ATGAAAAAAGAAATCCTTCGGATGGAACATATCGTATGCTCGGAGGACGGGTCGCCTGTGTTGAACCATTTCAGCATGCAAATATTTAAAGGAGAAATCTATGGCCTTTTATGTTTGGAGCAGCATGGAATCACAAAAATGATCGAACTGATTTGCCGAAACCAGCCAATCCAGTACGGCCAGGTGTTTTTTGAGGAGAAGCTTGTCAATCATTTTGAAAACAACAGCCGTTCCAAAAACCGGGTCACATTGATCGGAAATAAAAGCTGCCTGATCGACAGCCTGTCTCTTGCCGATAATCTGTTTGTCATCAGATCCGGATTCCGCAGGCATATTATCCCGGAGAAAGCCATTCGGATTCAGACAAGAAAGCTGCTGAATGAATTTCAGATCAGGGTATCGCCCCTGTCTTTGGCGGAAGAACTTACGACGTACGAGAGGCTTGTTGTGGAACTGCTCCGCGCGATGATTGCGGGCAACCGTCTGATCATTCTGTGGCAGGTTTCGGATTTGTTGAGCAGCGAGGAGCTGCTCCGCTTCCATGAGCTGATCCGAAAGCTGGCCCAAAAAGGGTATACTTTTTTATATATTTACAATCACCATGAGGTGCTTAGGACCGTCTGCGACCGGATCAGCGTTTTTGAAAACGGGCATATTGAAAAGGTCTTTTTTGAATCCGACGGTATTGAGGAAAAAATAAGAGATGTGTTTGCCCGTTATTCTTACGATAAGCTGCTGCAGTTGAAACCGGATGCCCAAAAGAGCTTTCCCATGTCCCCCGTTTTGGAACTGAAGCATATCTGCACGGAAAATATGAAGGATTTTTCTTTGTCGGTCAGGCCGGGAGAAAACGTCCTGATTCTGGATCAAAGCAATACGATCTTATGGGAGCTGTCTTCCATCTTTTCAGGGATCAAACGGGATTATGCCGGAAAAATAGAGCCCGAAAACCTGATCGGAAGCTATCATATCGCGGTGATCCCAAGAGACCCTACTTCCAGTTTGCTGTTCCCGGATCTCAGCTATCTTGACAATCTGTGCTTCCCGCTTTCAGAGAAAGTTCCGTTTTTCTGGCAGAAGCAATCGTTGCGGAAAAGCATCTTGAAAGAATTTCGCCCGGAATTGGGGGATCTTCTGGATCAGCCGCAACTGTATGATCTGCACAGCAGGGACTTGTATCAATTGATCTATTACCGGTACCTGATTGTAAAGCCCAGGCTCATTATTTGCATGCAGCCGCTTTCCGGAGTGGATATGTATATCAGGACTTATATTCTGGAAATGATCACAAAGCTGTGCAAAGAAGGGATCGCGGTTTTAACATTGAATACGGAATTATACGATACCCTGTATACGGCGGACCGTATCATACAGGTCGAAAACGGACGCATCATCAATGAATTCCTTCGGGATGAGTTCGAAAAGCTGCGGACCATCAATAAGGGATTGTATCCCGACTGA
- a CDS encoding DNA-binding protein, whose amino-acid sequence MNVKIISYTVKILFNTVIVDFWMILPYNVSEKGRGLSAMDHDILNLEQAMELLGVSEKTLIKLLREEHIPARKIGREWRFSRQALIDWLAAGDSIDYINQNELYRVSRDTPGDSSELFRKIGEALSEVEEHGNNIKAVLEELDRDIFIPENATLRVSYKQQREVEKLEFKIFWDLREDSRLEANQKYIPAGRQGGGKILP is encoded by the coding sequence ATGAACGTTAAAATCATATCATATACAGTTAAAATACTATTTAATACTGTTATCGTTGACTTTTGGATGATTCTGCCCTATAATGTCTCTGAAAAAGGAAGGGGACTTTCTGCGATGGATCACGATATTCTGAATCTGGAGCAGGCGATGGAATTGTTGGGGGTCAGCGAGAAAACGCTGATCAAGCTGCTGCGGGAAGAACACATTCCCGCCCGGAAGATCGGGCGGGAATGGCGGTTCAGCCGGCAGGCCCTGATCGACTGGCTGGCGGCTGGGGATTCCATCGACTATATCAATCAAAACGAGCTGTACCGGGTTTCCAGGGATACGCCCGGCGATTCTTCGGAGCTGTTTCGCAAAATCGGCGAAGCCTTGTCCGAGGTGGAGGAGCACGGCAACAACATCAAGGCCGTTCTGGAAGAGCTCGACCGCGATATCTTCATCCCCGAAAACGCCACGCTGCGGGTCAGTTACAAACAGCAGCGGGAGGTGGAAAAGCTGGAATTCAAGATTTTCTGGGACCTGCGCGAGGATTCCAGGCTGGAGGCCAACCAGAAATATATTCCGGCCGGCCGCCAGGGCGGCGGAAAGATCCTTCCGTAA
- a CDS encoding MFS transporter, translated as MILMIGCCGALAIFSSTISKSPILPIFAKSLGADGAQIGWIASASTVPGILISYVAGDLADRFGYRKIMIGSLIVFSSAPFLYLLVQTPLELGAVRFYHGFATAAFGPVAMAVVAAFSPKDHTGQNLSLYSSATLVGRALAPAAGGALYQFGGYSFVYLTAGAAALIALASAAWFFRRSEDKGSVPSARPGDDGGEKVPFFRKLWGVLSYRPLFLVGLLDACSYFAYGAFEMIFPLYAEQLGMSKTEIGLLLGMQLVGMILFKPLFGRASDRLGRLPMMISGLLTCTLAFFLLAVLKSVFAMIPLILVYGLGFALITASTSALAADVARAGQLGASLGILSTLMDVGQTFGPPAIGEVSDLCGYNGGIGMLGILFLLAATGCVVAFLKQRRADRIRK; from the coding sequence ATGATCCTGATGATCGGCTGCTGCGGAGCCCTGGCGATTTTCAGCTCCACGATATCCAAATCTCCGATTCTGCCGATCTTCGCCAAAAGCCTGGGGGCGGACGGCGCACAGATCGGGTGGATCGCTTCGGCCTCCACGGTCCCCGGAATCTTGATCAGCTATGTCGCCGGGGACCTGGCAGACCGTTTCGGCTATCGGAAAATCATGATCGGGTCGCTGATTGTCTTTTCCAGCGCGCCGTTTCTGTATCTGCTTGTCCAAACACCGTTGGAGCTGGGGGCCGTCCGGTTTTATCACGGCTTTGCGACCGCCGCTTTCGGCCCCGTGGCGATGGCTGTCGTCGCGGCCTTCAGCCCGAAAGACCATACGGGGCAAAACCTGTCCCTGTATTCCTCGGCGACTTTGGTCGGCCGTGCGCTGGCCCCGGCCGCGGGCGGCGCCCTCTATCAGTTCGGCGGGTATTCCTTCGTCTATCTGACCGCCGGAGCAGCCGCGCTCATTGCCCTGGCGTCGGCCGCCTGGTTTTTTCGCAGATCGGAAGATAAGGGAAGCGTGCCATCTGCCCGTCCCGGAGACGACGGGGGCGAAAAAGTCCCATTTTTTCGGAAGCTTTGGGGCGTGCTGAGCTATCGGCCTTTGTTTTTGGTAGGGCTGCTCGACGCCTGCTCCTATTTCGCCTACGGCGCGTTTGAAATGATTTTCCCGCTTTACGCGGAACAGCTCGGCATGTCCAAAACGGAAATCGGCCTGCTGCTGGGGATGCAGCTGGTCGGGATGATTCTGTTCAAGCCGCTGTTCGGCCGAGCGTCGGACCGTCTGGGTCGCCTGCCTATGATGATCTCCGGGCTGCTGACCTGCACATTGGCCTTTTTCCTGCTTGCCGTTTTGAAATCCGTTTTTGCGATGATCCCGTTGATCCTTGTTTACGGCCTTGGGTTCGCCCTGATCACCGCAAGCACCAGTGCTTTGGCGGCGGATGTCGCGCGGGCAGGCCAGCTGGGCGCGTCGCTGGGAATCCTGAGCACGCTGATGGATGTCGGCCAGACCTTCGGCCCTCCGGCAATCGGCGAGGTCAGCGATCTCTGCGGCTACAACGGCGGCATCGGGATGCTGGGAATCCTGTTCCTGCTCGCGGCCACCGGATGCGTCGTGGCTTTTCTGAAACAGCGCAGGGCAGATCGGATCCGGAAGTGA
- a CDS encoding conserved protein of unknown function (Evidence 4 : Unknown function but conserved in other organisms), whose protein sequence is MIKKVIEKRYVCRKSQPGTWIVGSYDPQGYLVEESSWNSAAEAVEHLHHLLSREAGEGGEEDTAPKA, encoded by the coding sequence GTGATCAAGAAGGTGATCGAAAAAAGATATGTCTGCCGGAAGTCCCAGCCCGGCACCTGGATCGTGGGGTCTTACGACCCGCAGGGCTATCTGGTGGAGGAAAGCTCGTGGAACAGCGCCGCCGAAGCGGTGGAGCATCTGCATCATCTGCTAAGCAGGGAAGCGGGAGAGGGCGGCGAGGAAGATACAGCCCCAAAAGCGTAG
- the yoaS gene encoding putative toxin of a toxin / antitoxin system (Evidence 3 : Putative function from multiple computational evidences; PubMedId : 15849754, 16850406, 19493340; Product type f : factor), translated as MKRCSTIILRCAVAFAGVVMLAICGVIAWIAFFENRPDPYHMEYIGLIGTYAAAVPYFIALHQAMKLLKYIDTGCAFSELSVKSLDIITHCAIVVFMIVTVGGLPFFYTLVQLDDDTPGFLLLGLLISGSAFLIAVFTSVLKRLLQDAIDVKSENDLTI; from the coding sequence ATGAAACGCTGTTCGACTATCATCCTTCGGTGCGCGGTTGCTTTCGCTGGAGTTGTCATGCTTGCCATATGTGGTGTTATTGCATGGATTGCTTTCTTTGAAAACAGGCCCGATCCATATCACATGGAATATATCGGGCTTATTGGGACATACGCAGCGGCCGTACCCTATTTTATCGCGCTGCATCAAGCAATGAAATTGTTGAAATATATTGACACCGGTTGTGCGTTTTCGGAATTGTCTGTAAAGTCTTTGGATATTATTACACACTGCGCTATTGTTGTTTTTATGATTGTTACAGTGGGAGGATTACCTTTCTTTTATACACTGGTGCAATTAGACGATGACACGCCGGGGTTTTTGTTGCTGGGCCTGCTAATCTCGGGTAGCGCATTTTTAATTGCCGTTTTTACTTCCGTGTTGAAACGACTTTTACAGGACGCTATCGATGTCAAATCGGAAAACGATTTGACAATATGA
- a CDS encoding Transcriptional regulator, which translates to MAIVVNVDVMLAKRKMSVTELSEGVGITMANLSILKNGKARAIRFSTLEAICRVLECQPGDILEYKNS; encoded by the coding sequence ATGGCAATTGTAGTAAATGTTGATGTCATGCTGGCTAAAAGAAAAATGAGTGTTACGGAACTTTCAGAGGGCGTTGGGATAACAATGGCGAACCTTTCGATATTAAAAAATGGCAAAGCAAGAGCAATCCGATTTTCAACTTTAGAAGCTATTTGCAGAGTGTTAGAGTGTCAGCCTGGCGATATTTTGGAATATAAGAATAGCTGA
- the rplY gene encoding 50S ribosomal protein L25, with translation MEEIVLKADARTEKPNKVRREGFIPGVLNGPGTASVPVKFDGTAIRKVIAKHGEHAKLWIDFDNDKKYGFLKEIQRDPVEPKILHVSVQLVARDQLVKAHLPIVIQGHAELEHKLLQLQIQKAVIEVEGKAAVVPEEVTVDVSGMELGKTITAADFHLPEGVKVLDPENETYAVIKQVKEEAPEEEDKGEEQQQEAAE, from the coding sequence ATGGAAGAAATTGTTTTAAAGGCGGATGCGAGAACGGAGAAACCGAACAAAGTCAGACGCGAAGGCTTCATTCCGGGAGTGCTGAACGGCCCCGGAACCGCCTCGGTCCCCGTAAAATTCGACGGCACCGCGATCCGCAAGGTGATTGCAAAGCACGGCGAGCATGCAAAGCTGTGGATCGACTTTGACAATGACAAAAAATACGGATTTCTCAAAGAGATTCAGCGCGACCCGGTCGAACCCAAAATCCTTCACGTTTCGGTCCAACTGGTCGCAAGGGATCAGCTGGTGAAGGCCCACCTGCCGATCGTCATCCAGGGTCATGCCGAATTGGAGCACAAGCTTCTTCAGCTTCAGATCCAGAAAGCAGTCATAGAGGTCGAGGGCAAAGCCGCCGTGGTGCCGGAAGAAGTTACCGTCGATGTTTCCGGCATGGAGCTCGGAAAGACGATCACGGCTGCCGACTTTCATCTTCCCGAAGGCGTTAAGGTGCTGGATCCGGAAAACGAAACCTACGCCGTCATAAAGCAGGTGAAGGAAGAAGCGCCGGAAGAGGAGGACAAGGGAGAGGAACAGCAGCAGGAAGCCGCCGAATAA
- a CDS encoding conserved exported protein of unknown function (Evidence 4 : Unknown function but conserved in other organisms), whose amino-acid sequence MKRKFSLPRRLLLSLLSGGNGDAVSVGIIGGADGPTSILVSDDSIHTFQTFVVSFFAVVSAIAAVFLIRKKCK is encoded by the coding sequence ATGAAAAGGAAATTCTCACTGCCCCGGCGCCTTCTTCTATCCTTGCTGTCAGGCGGTAATGGCGACGCGGTTTCAGTCGGTATCATCGGCGGTGCGGATGGCCCGACTTCCATTCTGGTCTCCGACGATTCCATACATACGTTTCAAACCTTTGTCGTTTCGTTTTTCGCAGTTGTTTCCGCAATCGCGGCGGTTTTTCTGATCCGGAAAAAGTGCAAATGA